The following are from one region of the Sorghum bicolor cultivar BTx623 chromosome 2, Sorghum_bicolor_NCBIv3, whole genome shotgun sequence genome:
- the LOC8063649 gene encoding uncharacterized protein At4g14100 has protein sequence MSPPPSPLVVLPILLLLLLLLAAASPSLAAANAAGAVAPAPVPTPWPEQFHAVVFTNLTESGGRLQLIDLYYDWPRGRNLNLIRDQLSGDPLYDVEWTNGTSYYFDSGSCRTIRFPVGLLPPDWLAAGAVYLGREHVDGFDCHLWTKVDFVWYYEEVATGRPVRWNFFNGMQQHVMSFEVGGVLEDSKWQAPAYCFNGGNADTTNVAAGGVDSEAGRVDVMNSMIRFAGAPAAAVAASFDQ, from the exons atgtcgccgccgccgtcgcctctCGTGGTGCTccccatcctcctcctcctcctcctcctcctcgccgctgCATCCCCCTCCCTCGCTGCGGCCAATGCGGCAGGCGCCGTTGCCCCTGCTCCGGTGCCGACGCCGTGGCCGGAGCAGTTCCACGCGGTGGTGTTCACCAACCTCACCGAGAGCGGCGGCCGGCTGCAGCTGATCGACCTCTACTACGACTGGCCCAGGGGCCGCAACCTCAACCTCATCCGGGACCAGCTCTCCGGCGACCCGCTCTACGACGTCGAGTGGACCAACGGCACCTCCTACTACTTCGACTCCGGGTCCTGCCGCACCATCCGTTTCCCCGTGGGCCTCCTGCCGCCCGACTggctcgccgccggcgccgtctACCTCGGCCGCGAGCACGTCGACGGCTTCGACTGCCACCTCTGGACCAAGGTCGACTTCGTCTGGTACTACGAGGAAGTCGCCACCGGCCGCCCCGTCCGCTGGAATTTCTTCAATG GGATGCAGCAGCATGTGATGAGCTTTGAGGTCGGAGGAGTGCTGGAAGACTCCAAGTGGCAGGCGCCTGCTTACTGCTTCAATGGCGGCAATGCCGACACCACCAATGTGGCTGCAGGTGGAGTTGATAGCGAAGCCGGTAGGGTTGATGTGATGAACAGCATGATCAGGTTCGCCGGGGCTCCAGCTGCAGCTGTAGCTGCATCATTTGACCAATGa